A portion of the Carya illinoinensis cultivar Pawnee chromosome 11, C.illinoinensisPawnee_v1, whole genome shotgun sequence genome contains these proteins:
- the LOC122281944 gene encoding geraniol 8-hydroxylase-like produces METLTTCFLFSLVCLICSQALLHLRSWLFNKRKLPPGPTGFPIIGNLLAIGDTPHESLAKLAKKHGPLMTVRLGFVTTVVASSAEMAREILQKNDQAFLGRAMPDAVAAEANFELSMVWLQGDTKWIKLRKICNSQMFTTHRLEALQGLRHQMMDTLVLKVVEASETGEAINIGRLVFGTTFSLLSNTMFSVDLIDKKSNSIQELKEHVGTILELLGKPNVSDFFPLLKPFDLQGIRRTIKVSYDRLHTLLDEVIDRRLKCRTSASPRCNDFLDVLLDHGEEHGPQEFNREDIKILLTDMFIGGTGATTTMVEWAMAELLRDPGIMAKANKNLLKRSN; encoded by the exons ATGGAGACCTTGACtacttgttttcttttctcGTTGGTCTGCTTGATATGCAGCCAGGCCCTTCTTCACCTCAGAAGCTGGCTTTTCAACAAGAGAAAGCTTCCTCCCGGCCCAACTGGATTTCCCATAATCGGGAACCTCCTTGCAATCGGTGATACGCCGCACGAGTCCTTAGCCAAGTTGGCCAAGAAGCACGGCCCCCTCATGACCGTACGACTCGGGTTCGTCACAACGGTGGTTGCTTCTTCAGCAGAAATGGCGAGGGAAATCCTCCAGAAGAATGACCAAGCATTTCTAGGGAGAGCCATGCCAGATGCTGTAGCCGCAGAGGCTAACTTCGAGCTGTCAATGGTATGGCTACAGGGGGATACAAAGTGGATAAAGCTtagaaaaatttgtaatagccAGATGTTCACAACACACAGACTTGAGGCGCTGCAAGGCCTGCGACACCAAATGATGGACACTTTGGTCCTGAAAGTGGTTGAAGCCAGTGAAACTGGGGAAGCCATTAATATTGGGAGGTTAGTGTTTGGAACCACGTTTAGTTTGTTGTCCAACACCATGTTCTCGGTGGACTTAAttgataaaaaatcaaatagtaTTCAAGAACTAAAGGAGCATGTTGGGACGATATTGGAACTTCTGGGGAAGCCTAATGTTTCAGACTTTTTCCCTTTGCTAAAGCCATTCGATCTACAAGGCATCAGGCGGACTATTAAGGTATCTTACGATCGATTGCATACGTTGCTTGATGAGGTGATTGATCGACGTTTGAAATGCAGAACCTCTGCATCACCGAGGTGTAACGACTTTTTGGATGTCCTCCTTGACCATGGCGAAGAGCATGGCCCTCAGGAATTTAACCGCGAGGATATCAAGATTTTGCTAAcg gACATGTTCATTGGAGGAACTGGTGCTACTACCACTATGGTGGAATGGGCAATGGCTGAGCTGCTTCGCGATCCAGGAATAATGGCCAAGGCAAACAAGAACTTGCTAAAACGTTCGAATTAG
- the LOC122282469 gene encoding cytochrome P450 76C4-like: MRLHPTAPLLLTHRALIDVQVCGYTIPKHTPVLVNAWATARDPMYWDKPREFRPERFIAGDSAEVDFRGTNLSFIPFGSGRRICPGLALGVRMLSLLLASLIHLFDWKLPDGMASEEIDMGAKFGIARKNPLVVIPHLVVAKANG, from the coding sequence ATGCGGCTTCATCCAACAGCACCTTTGCTGCTGACTCATCGTGCTTTGATCGATGTACAAGTTTGTGGATACACCATTCCAAAGCACACGCCGGTGCTCGTGAATGCATGGGCAACAGCTCGAGACCCCATGTATTGGGACAAGCCAAGAGAGTTTAGACCAGAGAGGTTCATCGCTGGCGACTCTGCAGAAGTGGATTTCAGAGGCACAAACTTGTCGTTCATCCCGTTTGGTTCTGGGCGGCGGATTTGCCCAGGTTTGGCTCTTGGGGTACGAATGCTTAGCTTGTTGCTCGCTTCTCTGATTCATCTCTTCGATTGGAAGCTCCCTGATGGAATGGCTTCTGAGGAGATTGACATGGGAGCCAAATTTGGAATCGCAAGGAAGAACCCGCTGGTTGTCATTCCCCActtggttgtggccaaagctaATGGGTAA